TTTCACTATTCCTGACAGCCTACAAAGGAGACTGCTCTTCTACACAAAACTTCTGTGATTATTTCTATATTTTCAGGTGTATATTCATCCCAGCCAAGTCTTGTCATAAGTACCTTCGGATTAACAAACTTTAGAACCATTCCCATAAGGGCAGTACCTACAATCAATCGTTCTTCTTCAGAAACCTGACTCTCCATTGCAACGGCAAGAAGCTCTCCCAAACTCTCAAATGTCGGAGTAAAGAGATATTCATCAAGCATTGGATATAATTCACTCGGAGCAGCAAGCTCTCTTGTAATAATAAGTGCAGCCCACATCGTTTCCTGGCTTCCTGCCGATCGCCTGATAAAGAAACCGAAATACCATTTAACTAAATCACTTTTTGTAAATTTATTCTGTTTCACCATATCAACACGCTCACGCACTTCTTCCAATGATGGAAATATTTCGCTCCTGCGTTCAATCATACTTTGTAAAATAGCCTCATAAAGTCCAAGTTTACCGCCGAAATGATAACCGACCGTGGCAAGATTTATCTCCGCTTCCATAGCAAGATTTCGCATGCTCACGCCTCTGAAACCATTCAATGCGAACAACCTTGCTCCAACCAGCAAAAGCCGCTGGCGAGTCTCTTCCCCCCGTGACTTTTTATTCTTCGGTCCCTTGGATATATCAGCCATATTAAAAACCTCTTATTAATTTGAGTTAATAAAAGTTAACTACACGCCACTCAAAAGTCAAACGTTTGTTTAAAACTATTGTTTAAATACAGTAAATTACACACAACACATTATAAAATATGAATTAAAAAGAGTTGTCTCCAATCTTCAAATTAAACTTTCATTCTGCGATACAATAATTTATTTCAAAAATATAAACCGATAGATTATGAAGAAAGAAACAGGAGAATAATTATGACAGCACTGCTCGTTATCGATATGCAACAAGGCGTATTTGAAGGGAATAAAAAAAGATTTGATTCAGCAAATATTATTGAACGCATAAACCTGCTGATAGATTATGCACATCTAAAAAACATTCCAGTCATCTTTATTCGCCACCACACTCCGGCAGAAGATGATCTTAAATATGGCTCTGACGGCTGGCAGATTCTTCCCGCCATGCATAAAAAAGACTCAGACATAATCGTTGAAAAAACATGCTGTGATTCTTTCTGCAAAACTGATCTTGAAGAACAACTCAATAAGCTTGGTGTGAAAAAACTGATTGTAACAGGATGCTGCACAGACTTTTGCGTAGATACAACAGTTCGCGAAGCCGCCAGCAAAGGATTTGAAGTAACGGTAGTATCAGATGCACATACCACTGCCGAGAAACCATATCTTGAAGCAAAAATTATTATAGAACACCACAACTATGTATGGTCTGAGATGGAAACACTGCATCCAATTAATGTTCGCCCTGCTGCGGAAATAATCAAATAAATAAAGCCCCCTTAAAGCTTGCTTTAAGGGGGCTAAATATCAATTAAAACGCTATCTTATTAACTTACGCAGAATCAACTTATCCTTGTCGTTTCCAGCACTGCATCAATAGTTTTAAGCCTGTTTAATGCGCGATGCAGATGTCCGAGGTCGCGAACTTCTACTGTGAATTCCAGTAATGAAATACCATCCACATCAGACTTAAATGTGCCTGAATCAATATTCACGTCCTGCTCAGCCAAAACAGAACAGATTTTTGCAAGCAGCCCTTTGATATTTTTACAACGGATACTTATCTGCGCAGGATGAGAATCCTCTTCCTTTCCACCGGACCATGAAACGCTTAAGAGGCGTTCTTCCTCAAGGCTTTTTACATTCGGACAGGTTGCGGCATGAACAACCACTCCACGCCCACGACTGATATACCCAATGATAGGTTCACCGGGCAACGGAGTACAGCAACCGGCAAAACGAATAAGAACATTATCAACGCCTTCAATCTCAATTGAATTAGCGACATTCTGGCTCTTATCTTCATTTACATGCGGTTCATGGATCTCAGCCTCTTCCGGCTCACCCTCAATATTGTTGATTACCGCATAAAGCCGGCGCAAAACTTTCTTGGGAGTAATTCGCGAATATCCGATATTTGAAAGTAAATCATCAACATTTCCACATGAAAATTCATCCGCAAGCATGACAAAATAACCGTCTTTGACAGCTTTAGGGACATTAAGATTCATGCGGCGGCCTTCTTTCTCAAGCATCTCTTTAGCCAGACTGATAGAGTGCTCTCTTTCTTCAGTCCTGATGTAATGCTTGATACGGGTACGGGCCTTTGCAGTCTTTACAAACTTAAGCCAGTCACGACTAGGCTTACGTTTTTTATCAGTAAAAATTTCTACAGTGTCACCATTTTTAAGAGCTGTTGTCAGCGGCACAAGTCTGCCGTTAACTTTAGCTCCCGTACAATGATTTCCGACATCAGTGTGGATAGAATACGCGAAATCTACAGGAGACGCGCCATCCGGCAGTTCTTTAATATCACCGCCGGGTGTGAAAATATAAACTTCGTCATTAAACAGATCAAACCTGAGCGAGGACATAAATTCGCGAGGATCTTCAAGCTCACGCTGCCAGTCCATAATCTGCCTGAGCCATGAAAAACGCTCAGCATCTCTATTCTGTTTTGAAGAGCTAGTGCCGGATTCTTTATATTGCCAATGAGCGGCAACACCATATTCAGCAACCTTCTGCATTTCTTCAGTACGAATCTGAATCTCAATGCGCTCCCCTTCGGGACCGACAACGGTCGTATGCAAACTCTGATACATATTTGCTTTAGGAATAGAAATATAATCCTTGAAACGTCCTGCAACAGGCATCCACATGGAATGAACCAGTCCAAGGACTGCGTAACATTCCTTCACAGATTCAACTACGACCCTGAAAGCTATGATGTCATGAACTTCATCAAGTTCAAGTCCCTGACGCACCATTTTATTATAAATGCTATATTTATGCTTGGTTCTACCGTTAATAGAACCTTTGAGTTCGTTGCTTTCCAAAACGTCATGCAAAAGACCCAGCACTTTATCAACATATTCTTTACCCAGAGTATGCTGGCGTTCAAGGCCGTCGGTAATATTCTGGTAAATATCCGGTTTTAAATAGTAAAGACAAAGGTCTTCAAGATCGCGCTTAACCATGTACAGGCCAAGCCTGTTAGCAAGCGGAGAATAAATATCCAGTGTTTCCTGAGCTATTAAAAGCTGCTTGTAACTCTTCTGGAAATCCAGAGTACTCATATTGTGCAAACGGTCAGCAAGCTTAACCATAAGTACGCGAATATCTTCAGCCATAGCCAGAATCATTTTACGGATATTTTCTGCTTTCGCTATCGCTTTGGACTCAAAATCCATCATCCCTATTTTGGTCACGCCGTCGACAATATCCGCGACCTCTTCGCCGAACAGATCCGCAATTTCATCAATTGTTGTATCTGTATCTTCAACTGTATCATGAAGAAGACCTGCTGCAACAGTAGGTTCATCCATCCGCATATCAGCTAAAATCTTTGCAACATGAAGAGGGTGAGACAAATAAGGCTCACCTGAAAGACGCACCTGTCCTTCGTGAGCGCGCGCAGAGAACACATAAGCTCTCCGAATGAGATCCATATCAGGATCATCAATATAGGTACTGACTATATCAGTAATTTCATTAATTCTTATCATCTTATTGCTGTATCCTGAGCTTCTTCTGGGATGAGGTGGGTATCCACCAGCTGTTTGAATTGTAATCGAGTCCTGCGGGGGCAATTTTCAACCCTTTAATCCGGCTCTGATATATGGGAAGCGACATTTCTACGTAAAGAAAACAATACGGCTGCTCTTCGTGCATTATTTCCTGAATCCGGTCATAAATAACCTTACGCTCTGCCTGAGCTAAAGTTGTACGGCCTTTTTCCAAAAGTTCGTCAAGTTCAGCGTTACGGAATTTTACAAAATTAAGTCCACCGGGCACGGCCTTTGAAGAGTGCCATACATCATAAATATCTGGATCTTGAAGGATATTCCAACCAAGAATGGTTGCATCAAACTGCCCTTTATTAATAAACTCCTTAATAAAGGCGGCCCACTCAACTGTTCTTATCTGAACATCAATACCGACATCCTTAAGACGGTTCTGAATAATTGTTGCGGCCTTAATTCGCAAGGTATTTCCCTGATTTGTCAAAATAGTAAAAGCAAAAGGGATTCCTTCACGGTCAAGAATGCCATCTCCGTCTGTGTCTGACCAGCCAGCCTCTTTCAAAAGCTCTATAGCTTTCTCCGGGTGATACCCATACGGCACAAGCTTATCATTAAACACCCATGTACCGGGCTTATAAGGGCCGATTGCGGGGTAACCAAGTCCTAAAAGCACACCTTTAACTATTTCTTCTTTATTTATAGCATAAGAAATAGCCCGTCTCACGAGGACATCTTTAAAAAATTTACTTTCCGTATTGAAACCAAGATACACATAAGAAAAAGAAAGATACTTAAATTTCTGAAAATCTTTTTCCCAGCTTTTACCTACAGTCTGAAACAGATACTGCTGAGGAGTAAGCCCCATGCTGTCCAATTTTCCGGTTTTAAGTTCTAAAAACTGAGTTGAAAGATCAGGAATGATTCTGTAAACGATCTCATCAATATTAGGACGCCCCTCAAAATAATCCTCATTTGCCTCAAGTATAAGTCTCTGACCGGGAATCCATTCCTTAAGCTTATATGGCCCCGCCCCTATGGGTGCACGGGCATACCGAGTTTCAGTCAGTTTCTCATTTTCAAGCAAATGTTTGGGCAGAATATGATGCGCCCATGTTATCAGCGAGCGGGCAAAAACTTTATCAT
The nucleotide sequence above comes from Maridesulfovibrio ferrireducens. Encoded proteins:
- a CDS encoding bifunctional (p)ppGpp synthetase/guanosine-3',5'-bis(diphosphate) 3'-pyrophosphohydrolase, producing MIRINEITDIVSTYIDDPDMDLIRRAYVFSARAHEGQVRLSGEPYLSHPLHVAKILADMRMDEPTVAAGLLHDTVEDTDTTIDEIADLFGEEVADIVDGVTKIGMMDFESKAIAKAENIRKMILAMAEDIRVLMVKLADRLHNMSTLDFQKSYKQLLIAQETLDIYSPLANRLGLYMVKRDLEDLCLYYLKPDIYQNITDGLERQHTLGKEYVDKVLGLLHDVLESNELKGSINGRTKHKYSIYNKMVRQGLELDEVHDIIAFRVVVESVKECYAVLGLVHSMWMPVAGRFKDYISIPKANMYQSLHTTVVGPEGERIEIQIRTEEMQKVAEYGVAAHWQYKESGTSSSKQNRDAERFSWLRQIMDWQRELEDPREFMSSLRFDLFNDEVYIFTPGGDIKELPDGASPVDFAYSIHTDVGNHCTGAKVNGRLVPLTTALKNGDTVEIFTDKKRKPSRDWLKFVKTAKARTRIKHYIRTEEREHSISLAKEMLEKEGRRMNLNVPKAVKDGYFVMLADEFSCGNVDDLLSNIGYSRITPKKVLRRLYAVINNIEGEPEEAEIHEPHVNEDKSQNVANSIEIEGVDNVLIRFAGCCTPLPGEPIIGYISRGRGVVVHAATCPNVKSLEEERLLSVSWSGGKEEDSHPAQISIRCKNIKGLLAKICSVLAEQDVNIDSGTFKSDVDGISLLEFTVEVRDLGHLHRALNRLKTIDAVLETTRIS
- a CDS encoding cysteine hydrolase family protein, with product MTALLVIDMQQGVFEGNKKRFDSANIIERINLLIDYAHLKNIPVIFIRHHTPAEDDLKYGSDGWQILPAMHKKDSDIIVEKTCCDSFCKTDLEEQLNKLGVKKLIVTGCCTDFCVDTTVREAASKGFEVTVVSDAHTTAEKPYLEAKIIIEHHNYVWSEMETLHPINVRPAAEIIK
- a CDS encoding peptide-binding protein, producing the protein MIQSVVCFVLSGCLLFLSSCGQAPGQDAEKGTSLESSVTSTEKSEPVYGGRLTEPILAEPINLISALSSDSASHSVASKLFVSPLKYNKDIELVGEAAKSFEVLDDGKLLKFTLRDDIKWTDGVPLTAEDVEFTYKLMIDPNTPTAYAADYLNIKEFKLTGKYSFEVTYDKVFARSLITWAHHILPKHLLENEKLTETRYARAPIGAGPYKLKEWIPGQRLILEANEDYFEGRPNIDEIVYRIIPDLSTQFLELKTGKLDSMGLTPQQYLFQTVGKSWEKDFQKFKYLSFSYVYLGFNTESKFFKDVLVRRAISYAINKEEIVKGVLLGLGYPAIGPYKPGTWVFNDKLVPYGYHPEKAIELLKEAGWSDTDGDGILDREGIPFAFTILTNQGNTLRIKAATIIQNRLKDVGIDVQIRTVEWAAFIKEFINKGQFDATILGWNILQDPDIYDVWHSSKAVPGGLNFVKFRNAELDELLEKGRTTLAQAERKVIYDRIQEIMHEEQPYCFLYVEMSLPIYQSRIKGLKIAPAGLDYNSNSWWIPTSSQKKLRIQQ
- a CDS encoding CerR family C-terminal domain-containing protein, translating into MADISKGPKNKKSRGEETRQRLLLVGARLFALNGFRGVSMRNLAMEAEINLATVGYHFGGKLGLYEAILQSMIERRSEIFPSLEEVRERVDMVKQNKFTKSDLVKWYFGFFIRRSAGSQETMWAALIITRELAAPSELYPMLDEYLFTPTFESLGELLAVAMESQVSEEERLIVGTALMGMVLKFVNPKVLMTRLGWDEYTPENIEIITEVLCRRAVSFVGCQE